Proteins encoded in a region of the bacterium genome:
- the pstC gene encoding phosphate ABC transporter permease subunit PstC, giving the protein MNQSAVNTQARHDRRRDGDRRDRDWYIDKAVQALVFVGGISGIVFVIGIFVFITKEGFGFITDTLDVGEFFTSPRWRPTSDHNPTYGALALIVGTGSVTGLAMIVSVPFSLGAAIYIGEFAKGKTRETLKILVELLAAIPSVVWGFIGLSIMNPFIIKTFDVPIGLNVLNSGLILGLMAAPIMTTIAEDALKAVPDTYREAAEALGATRWQVVRRVVLPAAKNGLVAAVLLGVGRGFGETMAVLMASGHSVNLPTSVFDSVRALTATIAAELGETAVGSDHYRALFTLGILLFIVTFVINLTADLVVRGIRKK; this is encoded by the coding sequence GTGAATCAATCAGCCGTCAACACCCAGGCGCGCCACGACCGCCGGCGAGACGGAGACCGGCGTGACCGCGACTGGTACATCGACAAGGCCGTGCAGGCCCTGGTCTTCGTTGGCGGAATCTCCGGGATCGTTTTCGTCATCGGCATCTTCGTCTTCATCACCAAGGAGGGATTCGGTTTCATCACCGACACGCTGGACGTCGGTGAATTCTTCACCTCACCACGGTGGCGACCGACCTCAGACCACAACCCGACTTACGGCGCGCTTGCCCTGATCGTCGGTACCGGCAGTGTGACCGGCCTGGCGATGATCGTGTCGGTTCCGTTCTCTCTCGGCGCAGCGATCTACATCGGCGAATTCGCCAAGGGCAAGACCCGAGAGACCCTGAAGATCCTGGTCGAGCTCCTGGCGGCCATACCTTCAGTGGTCTGGGGCTTCATCGGCCTTTCGATCATGAATCCGTTCATCATCAAGACCTTCGACGTTCCGATCGGCCTGAACGTCCTCAACTCGGGCCTGATTCTGGGTTTGATGGCCGCACCGATCATGACCACGATCGCCGAGGACGCTTTGAAAGCGGTGCCCGACACCTACCGGGAAGCCGCCGAGGCGCTCGGCGCGACCCGTTGGCAGGTGGTGCGTCGAGTCGTCCTACCCGCGGCCAAGAACGGGCTCGTTGCCGCCGTCCTGCTCGGCGTCGGCCGCGGCTTCGGGGAGACCATGGCGGTTCTGATGGCCAGCGGCCACTCGGTGAACCTGCCGACCAGCGTGTTCGATTCCGTCCGCGCTCTCACTGCCACGATCGCGGCCGAACTGGGCGAAACCGCGGTCGGATCCGACCACTACCGAGCGCTCTTCACGCTCGGAATCCTCCTCTTCATCGTGACCTTTGTGATCAACCTGACCGCCGATCTCGTGGTTCGCGGCATCCGAAAGAAGTAA
- a CDS encoding phosphate ABC transporter ATP-binding protein produces the protein MVAGPQDQDGLRPRPFVEVKKLAISYGPKKALSGASFDIFENEIFGIIGPANSGKTSFLRALNRMDMFVPSMKVDGTIKFDGSDVRRWKNVYALRRRIGVVFPLPVGLPLSVYDNVALAPRLAGIKKKPDLDVIVERCLTRAALWDEVKDRLDSLGSLLSGGQQQRLTIARALSQDPDLLLLDEFSIAVDPVTTMRIEDVLKELKDEITIILVTNLVQQTRRLSQRTAFFLSGELVEVGETEKLFEGEVADERTKGYLEGRFG, from the coding sequence GTGGTAGCCGGTCCACAAGACCAAGACGGCCTCCGGCCTCGGCCTTTCGTCGAGGTCAAGAAACTGGCGATCAGCTACGGCCCCAAGAAGGCTCTTTCGGGCGCCAGCTTCGACATCTTCGAGAACGAGATCTTCGGCATCATCGGACCCGCCAACAGTGGCAAGACCTCGTTTCTGCGCGCCCTGAACCGCATGGACATGTTCGTGCCATCGATGAAGGTCGATGGCACGATCAAATTCGACGGCAGCGACGTCCGGCGCTGGAAGAACGTCTACGCCCTGAGACGGCGCATCGGCGTCGTTTTCCCGCTGCCCGTGGGCCTGCCGCTCTCGGTCTACGACAACGTCGCGCTCGCGCCCAGGCTGGCCGGCATCAAGAAGAAGCCGGATCTGGACGTGATCGTCGAGCGCTGCCTGACCCGGGCCGCGCTCTGGGACGAGGTCAAGGATCGTCTCGACTCTCTCGGAAGCCTTCTGTCCGGTGGCCAGCAGCAGCGGCTCACCATCGCCCGGGCGCTGTCGCAGGATCCGGATCTTCTGCTCCTCGACGAGTTCTCGATCGCGGTCGATCCGGTAACCACAATGCGCATCGAGGACGTCCTGAAAGAGCTCAAGGACGAGATCACCATCATCCTGGTCACCAACCTGGTTCAGCAGACCCGCCGGCTCTCCCAACGCACAGCCTTCTTCCTGTCGGGCGAGCTGGTCGAGGTCGGCGAAACCGAGAAGCTCTTCGAAGGCGAGGTCGCCGACGAGCGGACCAAGGGCTATCTGGAGGGGCGCTTTGGCTAA
- the pstA gene encoding phosphate ABC transporter permease PstA, with protein sequence MFAPTELNYRNKRNERLVRLLFLWMAAMLILPVLIILSILIYKGGPMISFDFLFTEPTNGMTAGGILPALVGTVWLVVVALLASVPIGVAAALYLSEYAPENWLTRAINLAIINLAGVPSIVHALFGVGAFVLFCRFGTSILAASLTLAVMTLPVVIVATKESLQAVPQAFREACWNMGATRWQTIRRVVLPNSVSGILTGVILEVSRTAGETAPIMFTGAAFFLPFLPQSVFDQTMAMSLHLFVISTQVPDVPEGLPFGVALVLISMVLAMNALSIAFRTYLRGRKKW encoded by the coding sequence ATGTTCGCGCCCACCGAGCTCAACTATAGAAACAAGCGCAACGAGCGCCTGGTCCGCCTCCTGTTTCTCTGGATGGCGGCCATGTTGATCCTGCCCGTCCTGATCATCTTGAGCATCCTGATCTACAAGGGTGGACCGATGATCTCGTTCGATTTCCTGTTTACCGAGCCCACCAACGGCATGACCGCCGGTGGCATTCTGCCGGCTTTGGTCGGAACGGTGTGGCTCGTGGTCGTGGCGCTTCTCGCTTCGGTCCCGATCGGAGTCGCGGCGGCCCTCTACCTGAGCGAGTACGCGCCCGAGAACTGGCTGACCCGAGCCATCAATCTCGCGATCATCAACCTTGCCGGCGTGCCCTCGATCGTTCACGCCTTGTTCGGCGTCGGCGCCTTCGTGCTGTTTTGCAGGTTCGGCACCAGCATTCTCGCCGCCAGCCTCACCCTGGCCGTCATGACCCTGCCGGTCGTCATCGTCGCGACCAAGGAGTCCCTTCAGGCCGTGCCGCAAGCGTTTCGCGAGGCTTGCTGGAACATGGGCGCCACCCGATGGCAGACCATCCGGCGAGTGGTGCTGCCGAACTCGGTGAGCGGCATCCTCACCGGCGTCATTCTCGAGGTCTCCCGTACCGCCGGAGAAACCGCGCCGATCATGTTCACCGGCGCGGCGTTCTTCCTCCCCTTCCTGCCGCAGAGCGTCTTCGATCAGACCATGGCCATGTCGCTGCATCTCTTCGTCATCTCGACCCAGGTTCCGGATGTCCCGGAGGGGCTCCCGTTCGGTGTCGCCCTGGTCCTGATCAGCATGGTCCTGGCAATGAACGCCCTCTCGATCGCTTTTCGCACCTACCTCCGAGGCCGTAAGAAGTGGTAG